A genomic window from Bacillus sp. BGMRC 2118 includes:
- a CDS encoding aminoglycoside phosphotransferase family protein: protein MITKLTNRILEVYPKLTINSVVIDETGQNNHVVIINDSLVFRFPKYEQGIKDLETEVTILKNLKGVTTLPISSPTYLSFEKHCVGKVFSGYQKIEGETLSKDSFQELSTSIQHHLAVQLVTFLKEVHTAPTESLERREADLYATFQQLFTRIQDKLFPFMRQDAQIDVKKAFESYLTQQKKPIKQTLIHGDFGASNILWKPETKDIAGIIDFGGSSIGDPAYDFAGLLSSYGQDFYQTCISLYPEGEEVAKRVKFYRSTFALQEALHGLDHKDPTAFENGIQSYK, encoded by the coding sequence ATGATAACAAAATTGACAAACCGTATTTTAGAGGTATATCCAAAACTCACGATTAATTCAGTAGTAATAGATGAAACAGGGCAGAACAATCATGTTGTGATCATTAATGATTCACTTGTTTTCAGATTTCCTAAATATGAACAAGGCATAAAAGACTTGGAAACAGAAGTGACTATTTTAAAGAACTTAAAAGGTGTAACAACGTTACCAATCTCGAGTCCCACTTATTTATCTTTTGAGAAACACTGTGTTGGAAAAGTATTTTCAGGCTATCAAAAAATAGAAGGAGAGACTCTATCTAAAGATTCCTTTCAAGAACTTTCAACTTCCATTCAACATCATCTAGCTGTTCAACTTGTTACCTTTCTAAAAGAAGTACATACAGCACCGACTGAATCTCTTGAACGCAGGGAAGCTGATTTATATGCTACGTTTCAACAACTCTTTACACGTATACAAGATAAGCTGTTTCCGTTTATGAGACAAGATGCACAAATAGACGTTAAGAAAGCATTTGAATCTTATTTAACTCAACAGAAAAAACCAATTAAACAAACTCTTATTCACGGTGACTTTGGCGCATCAAACATTCTTTGGAAGCCTGAAACAAAAGACATAGCAGGTATTATCGATTTTGGAGGCTCAAGTATCGGTGACCCTGCTTATGATTTTGCAGGCTTGTTGTCTTCCTATGGTCAAGACTTTTATCAAACGTGTATTTCTCTCTACCCTGAAGGAGAAGAAGTTGCAAAACGTGTAAAATTCTATCGCAGCACATTTGCCCTTCAGGAAGCGCTACATGGACTCGATCATAAAGATCCAACAGCCTTTGAAAATGGAATACAGTCTTACAAATGA
- a CDS encoding ester cyclase translates to MISEQKKSVVEKWFQEYFTKGNVHILDELTADHFIYHTRSGGQSTTDQLKSFMGWFRETFHDDEWELNDLIEQDNKLAVRYTGWMTYKGGWFNLPSTNQRVKETGMMIFYFENGKVTDVWCENSDAAILNELGAFEKNTHEVFFTE, encoded by the coding sequence ATGATTAGTGAACAGAAGAAAAGTGTAGTAGAGAAGTGGTTTCAAGAGTATTTCACAAAGGGCAATGTACATATATTAGATGAGCTAACAGCAGATCATTTTATTTATCATACACGTAGTGGAGGTCAAAGTACCACTGATCAGCTTAAGTCCTTTATGGGCTGGTTCCGTGAAACTTTTCATGACGATGAATGGGAGTTGAACGATCTTATTGAACAAGACAACAAACTGGCAGTCCGTTATACAGGATGGATGACGTATAAAGGTGGCTGGTTTAACCTTCCTTCCACTAATCAACGTGTAAAGGAAACAGGGATGATGATATTCTACTTTGAAAATGGAAAAGTAACGGATGTATGGTGTGAAAATAGTGATGCAGCGATTCTCAACGAACTTGGTGCATTTGAAAAAAATACACATGAAGTCTTTTTCACAGAATAG
- a CDS encoding AEC family transporter — MEMITVLLPVLFIFAFGFVGQKFLRIEPRNVSRVAVYLLTPFLAFRTFYENEINSDYLYLVLFALGLCFGLISIVYAVSYIKKYSKRETSALILSSVFMNNGNYGVPVALFAFGAPGFDVAIILMVIQSLIMSTVGVYYAAKGSAGRQTGFKGAALAVLKMPVVYGSAFGITLQFSAITIPQTFYQSINLVADAAIPTVMIVLGMQLATITIKNIEIEKTIYSLMIKLVIAPLIAWLIVSQLPVSNLVQSIMIVMAAIPSAANTTLLSLEYDTKPDFVSSVTLLSTIGSIITLPIVLAILT, encoded by the coding sequence ATGGAAATGATCACGGTACTATTGCCCGTTCTTTTTATTTTTGCCTTCGGGTTTGTTGGTCAGAAGTTTTTACGTATTGAACCGAGGAATGTATCGAGAGTGGCGGTATATTTACTGACTCCGTTTCTGGCGTTTCGTACGTTCTATGAAAATGAAATAAACAGTGATTATCTTTATCTCGTTTTGTTCGCATTAGGATTATGTTTTGGTCTGATTTCAATTGTGTATGCAGTATCCTACATAAAGAAGTATTCGAAAAGGGAAACAAGTGCACTTATTTTATCATCGGTATTTATGAATAATGGAAACTATGGTGTGCCTGTTGCATTATTTGCGTTTGGGGCACCTGGATTTGATGTTGCTATTATATTGATGGTTATTCAATCACTGATCATGAGTACGGTCGGCGTCTATTATGCTGCAAAAGGAAGTGCAGGGAGGCAAACTGGATTCAAAGGAGCTGCATTAGCCGTTCTAAAGATGCCAGTCGTTTACGGCTCAGCCTTTGGAATCACACTACAGTTTTCAGCCATCACCATTCCACAAACATTTTATCAAAGCATCAATCTTGTCGCTGATGCTGCCATTCCAACAGTTATGATCGTACTTGGTATGCAGCTTGCAACGATTACAATCAAAAACATTGAAATTGAAAAAACAATCTACTCACTAATGATTAAGCTAGTGATTGCGCCACTAATTGCCTGGTTGATTGTCAGTCAATTACCTGTATCAAATCTTGTACAAAGCATCATGATTGTCATGGCAGCGATACCGTCTGCTGCCAATACGACGTTGCTTTCACTTGAATACGATACAAAGCCGGACTTTGTCTCATCTGTCACATTACTGAGTACAATTGGAAGTATCATTACGTTACCGATTGTTCTAGCCATCTTAACATAG
- a CDS encoding radical SAM protein — MKNKLDIKYKVPTKLLTPTGGFLQGYSHSLNPYTGCSFACSYCYVRQSPVGLFRKQEWGKWVDIKQASKDKLIREIGNVKKRNKEVTIFMSSSTDPYQPIEHQENITRSLVEAMTVQQPDFLFVQTRSPLVTRDIDLFGKLGEKVRVSITIETDQEHIRKRFTPNAPPIQARMEAVRKLKEHNIPVQIAISPVLPFTNDFPRKLSELVDRIVVDDYYSGDGSQGRRTEKLNIKELYSGEELKDWFGRETHQYAIELLSRSFDPNHIFFSQEGFLPY; from the coding sequence ATGAAAAACAAACTAGACATAAAGTATAAAGTTCCTACCAAATTATTGACTCCTACTGGTGGATTCTTACAGGGATATAGCCACTCTCTGAATCCATACACAGGATGCTCGTTCGCATGTTCGTATTGTTACGTTCGTCAAAGTCCAGTTGGATTATTTAGAAAACAAGAATGGGGAAAATGGGTAGATATAAAACAGGCTTCCAAAGATAAATTAATTCGTGAAATAGGAAATGTAAAGAAAAGAAATAAAGAAGTGACAATATTTATGTCTTCAAGTACAGATCCTTACCAACCGATCGAGCATCAAGAAAACATAACACGTAGCTTAGTTGAGGCGATGACAGTTCAACAACCAGATTTTTTGTTTGTCCAAACGAGAAGCCCATTAGTAACAAGGGATATCGACCTATTTGGCAAATTAGGAGAAAAAGTTCGAGTGAGTATAACAATCGAAACAGACCAAGAACATATTAGAAAACGGTTTACCCCAAACGCTCCCCCCATTCAAGCACGTATGGAGGCAGTTAGGAAACTGAAAGAGCATAATATCCCTGTACAAATAGCGATATCCCCAGTATTACCCTTTACCAATGATTTCCCACGGAAGTTATCAGAACTAGTAGATCGCATCGTTGTTGATGACTACTATTCTGGTGACGGAAGTCAGGGGAGAAGAACAGAAAAACTAAATATAAAAGAATTGTACTCAGGAGAAGAATTAAAAGACTGGTTTGGGAGGGAAACTCATCAGTATGCTATCGAACTATTAAGTCGTTCATTTGACCCAAATCACATATTCTTCAGTCAGGAGGGTTTCTTACCTTATTAA
- a CDS encoding dicarboxylate/amino acid:cation symporter, giving the protein MEGSNKLTRNIIIALILGLLVGFVFNFFAPDFFTDYLNPYILYPLGTLFLNLIKMLVVPLVFISITLGVAGLGDPKKLGRIGAKTIGFFLVTTTVAIVIAMAVGFIMKPGANGKFDTENAQFEAAEAPSFVDTLLAIIPTNPIDAMSTGNMLQIICFAVFIGLALAVLGDKTKGILNLVEQANDIMMYLVNLVMKLAPAGAFALIASAIGKQGWEAFQVMGLYFIAVLVALLIHVIVAYGGLVSFLGKMNPWKFFKGFTPAMSVAFSTSSSSATLPVSMETAQNNLGVPKSVSSFVQPLGATINMDGTAIMQGVATVFIAQVYGVDLTMSQLLMVVLTAVLASIGTAGVPGVGLIMLAMVLKAVNLPVEGIALIIGIDRLLDMTRTAVNITGDAACAVIVAKSEEKHTTTDTNQGVSV; this is encoded by the coding sequence ATGGAAGGAAGCAACAAATTAACGAGAAACATTATTATCGCTCTCATTCTTGGTTTACTTGTCGGTTTTGTGTTTAACTTTTTTGCACCTGATTTCTTTACAGATTATTTGAACCCGTACATCCTTTATCCTCTAGGAACACTCTTCTTGAACTTAATTAAAATGTTAGTCGTACCACTAGTTTTTATCTCGATTACACTAGGAGTCGCAGGACTTGGTGATCCAAAGAAACTTGGGAGAATCGGAGCAAAAACAATTGGCTTTTTCCTTGTAACCACAACGGTAGCTATTGTGATTGCAATGGCGGTTGGATTTATTATGAAGCCGGGTGCCAATGGTAAATTCGATACGGAAAATGCTCAATTTGAAGCAGCAGAAGCTCCGTCGTTTGTCGACACATTACTTGCAATCATACCAACAAACCCTATCGACGCCATGTCAACAGGAAATATGCTTCAAATCATCTGCTTTGCGGTATTTATTGGTTTAGCTTTAGCTGTATTAGGAGATAAAACAAAAGGTATTTTAAACCTTGTTGAGCAAGCAAATGATATTATGATGTATCTTGTTAATTTAGTAATGAAGCTTGCTCCAGCTGGTGCTTTTGCATTAATTGCATCAGCTATTGGGAAGCAAGGCTGGGAAGCCTTCCAAGTGATGGGACTGTACTTCATTGCCGTACTTGTAGCACTACTCATTCATGTGATCGTAGCATACGGTGGTTTAGTATCCTTCCTAGGTAAAATGAATCCTTGGAAGTTCTTCAAAGGATTTACTCCGGCTATGTCGGTTGCCTTCAGTACGTCAAGTAGTTCTGCAACGCTTCCAGTTTCTATGGAAACAGCTCAAAATAACTTAGGTGTACCGAAGTCTGTTAGTAGTTTTGTCCAACCATTAGGAGCAACTATTAACATGGACGGTACAGCGATTATGCAAGGTGTTGCAACTGTCTTTATTGCACAAGTTTACGGTGTGGACTTAACAATGAGTCAGCTTCTCATGGTTGTTCTGACAGCCGTTCTTGCTAGTATCGGGACAGCTGGTGTTCCAGGCGTTGGATTAATCATGCTGGCAATGGTACTAAAAGCAGTAAACCTACCAGTAGAAGGTATTGCCCTCATCATCGGTATTGACCGACTACTTGATATGACAAGAACAGCGGTTAATATTACAGGTGACGCAGCATGTGCGGTCATTGTCGCAAAATCAGAAGAAAAGCATACAACGACAGATACCAATCAAGGTGTTTCTGTATAA
- a CDS encoding MFS transporter — MRFRDFHINIKIRVLETFLSRMVGGMVFPFMAIYLASHFSAKVTGLMLLVNVVIGASVNFLGGYIADKYGRKKIMAFAEVLRFLAFAMMALANSPWLELPVLTYLMMTVNSICWGLAGPANQAMLIDVSTPEQRKLMYSITYWASNLSIAVGGIIGGIFFKEYLFELFTAVAFSAFIIALMVLFLIKESYVPKEVDAKTSFSPVEMFRSYKTVIQDKLFVLFIISHLLIISLEMNLTNYIGIRLSNEMPVQSFFNWNIDGVAMLGILRTENTILVALTSLFAVKLISSYKDRNVILVGSTTFVLGYAIIAYSSNIWLLFICMILATVGEVIRVPVEQSYLASIPPDDQRSSYMALNGLTFNGSMMIASLFVTLSAFLSSIWMALLALAVGLAGIAILIKIIPGLEERRALRERQHSQSA; from the coding sequence ATGAGGTTTAGAGATTTTCATATTAACATTAAGATTCGAGTTTTGGAGACGTTTTTAAGCAGGATGGTGGGCGGAATGGTCTTTCCGTTTATGGCCATTTATCTGGCAAGTCATTTTAGTGCGAAGGTAACCGGATTAATGCTGTTAGTAAATGTTGTTATTGGAGCATCCGTTAACTTTCTCGGAGGTTATATTGCGGATAAATACGGTCGTAAGAAAATCATGGCATTTGCTGAGGTACTTCGCTTTCTTGCTTTTGCAATGATGGCACTTGCGAACTCTCCTTGGTTGGAGTTACCTGTTTTGACTTATCTCATGATGACAGTAAACAGCATATGCTGGGGATTAGCAGGTCCCGCTAACCAGGCAATGCTCATTGATGTTTCTACTCCTGAGCAACGGAAATTGATGTACTCCATTACTTATTGGGCTTCAAATTTATCGATTGCTGTTGGAGGAATTATCGGTGGTATTTTCTTTAAAGAATATTTATTTGAACTGTTCACAGCCGTTGCTTTCTCAGCATTTATAATCGCTTTGATGGTTCTCTTCTTAATAAAAGAAAGTTATGTACCAAAAGAGGTGGATGCGAAAACGAGCTTTAGTCCTGTTGAAATGTTCAGAAGCTATAAAACGGTTATTCAAGATAAATTATTCGTTTTATTTATCATTTCACACTTATTAATCATCTCATTGGAAATGAACTTAACAAACTATATTGGAATCCGTTTATCAAACGAAATGCCGGTTCAGTCGTTTTTCAACTGGAATATTGACGGTGTTGCTATGCTTGGTATTCTGCGCACAGAAAACACTATTCTCGTTGCGTTAACATCCCTTTTTGCAGTGAAATTAATTTCGAGCTATAAAGACAGGAATGTCATTTTAGTAGGTTCTACTACGTTCGTACTTGGTTATGCTATTATTGCGTATTCAAGTAACATTTGGCTATTGTTTATTTGTATGATCCTCGCAACAGTTGGTGAAGTGATTCGGGTACCCGTTGAACAATCATATTTAGCTTCTATTCCACCTGATGATCAGCGAAGCTCTTACATGGCTTTAAATGGACTTACGTTTAATGGGTCGATGATGATAGCTTCACTATTTGTTACATTAAGTGCCTTTCTCTCTTCCATTTGGATGGCTCTCTTAGCACTTGCAGTTGGGTTAGCTGGAATAGCCATATTAATTAAAATTATTCCAGGCCTAGAAGAGCGCCGAGCTTTACGTGAAAGACAACACTCTCAGTCTGCATGA
- a CDS encoding EAL domain-containing protein, which translates to MLNTKVIRQSTTNNIIHEDTRMLQIPFHYFHIFEVLVTSIFSMVAAFIGINSSRNIKLSKNKVRTTIISAVVMGFTFWLSHFFTAYTIDIPFSTNNYVLYFTTNFLLCFIGSYIAIYLAQYQSINLLRYIVGSILLAIVILSAELGGFYVLYHDLIEIKPTLLVVSIILVIGMSFSTLRFLIQVTNEDIFTTKSSWRYMAGMLAGTSIAGIPYILLTSILDLPSIFGEAPQYSFLIPFIFMIVSNLLLMLVPDIFGEKILLKALSKYQSLEHHNHSAVFSIDLNGFITSVNNEAMKLTGYTEEELLTLNIAQLLPRERTKWVVKNMNSVLFGETKNIESQVIQKDGSLLDVKINAVRIIVDKVVIGAFGIVEDITEAKKAQQTIEHLAYYDELTNLPNRRKLREVLGEMVDDHQTFSVMLIDFDRFKRINDNFGHTFGDYFLVEVAQSLTKVIPKDCLVARLGGDEFLVIVPETANATLTAQKLIQEFRSPIQVFGIELLVTASLGIASYPQDTMEIDELLKFADIAMYQAKENGANNFAHFSHEMIDEQFDLTLENDFRRALNTKELMLYFQPKMNVYKNEIIGCEALLRWNHPKEGFISPGVFIPLAEEVGLIVPLERYVIREVCRQISTWTLMGMQPKRVSMNISMDSLFQEDFIHYLLKNMREFNVDGSLLELEITERIVMKNEEYVNKTLQKLRELGIEISIDDFGTGYSSLSYLYKLHVDRLKIDKLFIDICLENAEIVSTIIAMAGSLQLKVIAEGVETEEQLKVLKELGCKEVQGFYYSKPLPSSEYEKMLREIAMM; encoded by the coding sequence ATGTTGAATACAAAGGTAATTCGACAAAGTACTACAAATAATATAATTCATGAGGATACTAGAATGCTTCAAATTCCCTTTCACTATTTTCATATTTTCGAAGTGTTGGTCACATCTATATTTTCTATGGTTGCTGCTTTTATCGGGATCAATTCAAGCCGCAATATAAAACTTTCCAAAAATAAAGTGAGAACGACAATAATCTCTGCTGTTGTGATGGGTTTCACATTTTGGCTCAGCCACTTTTTTACTGCATATACTATCGACATCCCGTTCTCAACAAATAATTATGTATTGTATTTCACAACAAACTTCCTATTGTGCTTTATCGGTTCCTATATTGCGATTTATTTAGCTCAATATCAATCTATTAACTTACTCAGATACATAGTAGGTTCGATCTTGTTAGCTATTGTCATTTTGAGTGCTGAATTAGGGGGCTTTTATGTCCTATATCATGATCTTATTGAAATTAAGCCAACTTTATTAGTTGTTTCCATTATCCTAGTCATAGGTATGTCCTTTTCCACTTTGAGGTTCTTAATTCAAGTAACGAATGAGGATATCTTTACAACAAAATCAAGTTGGAGATACATGGCAGGTATGTTAGCCGGTACATCCATCGCTGGCATTCCTTACATTCTATTAACCTCTATTCTAGATTTACCATCTATATTTGGAGAAGCACCACAATATTCATTTTTAATTCCATTTATCTTTATGATTGTTTCCAATTTATTGTTAATGTTAGTTCCAGACATATTCGGTGAGAAAATCTTACTGAAAGCTTTGTCCAAATATCAATCACTTGAACACCATAATCATAGTGCTGTATTTTCAATTGATTTAAATGGCTTTATAACAAGTGTGAACAATGAAGCCATGAAGCTAACTGGATATACTGAAGAAGAATTACTGACTCTCAATATTGCACAGCTCTTGCCAAGGGAACGTACGAAGTGGGTCGTTAAAAATATGAACAGCGTTCTTTTTGGTGAAACCAAAAATATTGAATCACAAGTAATCCAAAAGGACGGTTCGTTATTAGACGTAAAGATTAATGCTGTCAGAATTATCGTTGATAAAGTTGTAATTGGCGCATTCGGAATTGTAGAAGATATCACAGAGGCGAAAAAGGCTCAACAAACAATTGAGCATTTAGCTTATTATGATGAACTTACAAATCTACCAAACCGAAGAAAGCTAAGAGAAGTGCTGGGTGAAATGGTTGATGATCACCAAACTTTTTCTGTCATGCTTATAGATTTTGACCGATTTAAACGAATTAATGATAACTTTGGACATACATTTGGAGATTATTTCTTAGTAGAAGTAGCCCAAAGCCTTACAAAGGTAATTCCAAAGGATTGTTTAGTTGCCAGACTGGGTGGGGATGAATTTTTAGTCATCGTACCCGAGACAGCAAACGCAACCTTGACTGCTCAGAAATTAATACAGGAGTTTCGAAGTCCGATTCAAGTATTTGGAATCGAGTTGTTAGTCACGGCAAGTTTAGGTATTGCTTCATATCCTCAAGATACAATGGAAATTGATGAATTATTGAAGTTTGCAGATATTGCCATGTATCAGGCAAAGGAAAATGGAGCAAATAATTTTGCTCACTTTTCTCATGAGATGATTGATGAACAATTTGATTTGACTTTGGAGAATGACTTCAGAAGAGCTCTTAATACGAAAGAGTTAATGCTATATTTTCAACCGAAGATGAATGTGTACAAAAATGAAATTATTGGTTGTGAGGCACTTCTACGTTGGAATCATCCAAAAGAAGGGTTTATTTCACCAGGCGTTTTTATTCCACTAGCAGAGGAAGTCGGCCTGATCGTACCACTTGAAAGGTATGTCATACGAGAGGTATGCAGGCAGATTTCTACTTGGACTTTAATGGGAATGCAACCCAAACGAGTTTCTATGAATATTTCAATGGACAGCTTATTTCAAGAAGATTTCATTCATTATTTATTGAAAAACATGAGAGAATTTAATGTGGATGGAAGTCTCCTAGAATTAGAAATTACTGAACGAATTGTGATGAAAAATGAGGAATACGTGAATAAGACGCTGCAAAAACTACGTGAACTTGGAATTGAGATTAGTATAGATGATTTTGGTACTGGATACAGTTCACTGAGCTATTTGTATAAGCTTCATGTTGACCGATTAAAAATTGATAAACTATTTATTGACATCTGCTTAGAAAACGCTGAGATTGTGTCTACGATTATTGCAATGGCTGGCAGTCTTCAGTTAAAGGTCATCGCAGAAGGTGTGGAAACAGAAGAACAACTGAAGGTTTTGAAAGAACTTGGCTGCAAGGAAGTTCAAGGCTTTTATTATTCCAAACCGCTTCCTAGTAGTGAATATGAGAAGATGTTAAGAGAGATAGCTATGATGTAG
- a CDS encoding AAA family ATPase, with protein MDEEGEQPLIKATKLFVGNYKGGVGKTTSIYQLAFHMVTKGKRVLLIDLDPQCSLSEICLSKTESNLNTLQDDESLNYIYDLWNEKKKLPLVKVEFNANKLIKQTKEGIHFIPSNIFYRGGGLDELSLKLSHDFYDLLPLQQFFKESEIEHDFDYILFDCPPSNTMLTQGAFLLSDYYVIPSIIQTLSIRGVVHYIKTVDSIFEKRCTSSEHSLLASACFGEKPKLLGIFETLKKGTVNNSSELQDLKDELQNVNIDSLQPHYLFQTVIKSNEHIARDTANGTLCDEYGPLTNELLHCIEGTNSSSASIVGEKQWIR; from the coding sequence ATAGATGAAGAGGGGGAACAGCCTTTGATAAAAGCTACGAAACTATTTGTTGGAAATTATAAAGGTGGAGTAGGAAAGACGACAAGTATTTACCAACTTGCATTTCATATGGTAACAAAGGGGAAGAGAGTACTGCTCATCGATCTCGATCCACAATGCTCACTAAGTGAAATCTGTTTATCAAAAACGGAGTCCAATCTAAATACATTACAAGACGATGAAAGTCTTAACTACATTTATGACTTGTGGAACGAAAAGAAAAAGCTCCCACTCGTAAAAGTAGAATTTAACGCTAATAAATTAATAAAGCAAACGAAAGAAGGCATTCATTTCATTCCCTCAAACATCTTTTACCGTGGTGGAGGACTTGATGAACTCTCATTAAAGCTATCTCATGATTTTTACGATTTACTTCCACTACAGCAATTTTTCAAGGAAAGTGAAATTGAACATGACTTTGATTATATATTATTTGATTGTCCACCAAGCAATACGATGCTAACACAAGGTGCTTTTTTACTTTCAGATTATTATGTGATTCCTTCCATTATTCAAACACTTAGCATTAGGGGTGTTGTGCATTATATTAAAACAGTAGATTCTATTTTCGAAAAGAGATGTACATCAAGCGAGCATTCCTTACTTGCTTCAGCCTGCTTTGGTGAAAAGCCTAAGCTACTTGGGATCTTTGAAACATTAAAAAAAGGAACTGTCAACAACTCTAGTGAACTACAGGATTTAAAGGATGAGTTACAAAACGTGAACATCGACTCCCTTCAACCTCACTATTTATTTCAAACGGTTATTAAAAGTAATGAACATATCGCAAGAGATACAGCAAATGGAACATTATGTGACGAGTACGGTCCATTAACAAATGAACTTTTACATTGCATAGAAGGAACGAATTCTTCTTCAGCTTCAATAGTAGGTGAAAAACAATGGATAAGGTAG
- a CDS encoding 4-methyl-5(B-hydroxyethyl)-thiazole monophosphate biosynthesis protein, which yields MKKTALLLYPQFSEYEISVALSVLMQGRKPVVTIGVENKQIRGESGLTVIPDTTIYDLDPSEFDSLLLSGCMDISQIIDDTRYTDFIKRFVNEDTIVASISSSPALLAKAGVLIGKKYTVGLPKEMIHSLPYFEPKNYSSELIMIDDNMITARGRAFVSFGNAFGNALQLQFDLNWYKE from the coding sequence ATGAAAAAAACAGCACTTCTACTTTATCCTCAATTTAGTGAATATGAAATAAGTGTGGCGTTATCGGTACTTATGCAAGGCAGAAAACCAGTGGTGACCATAGGTGTAGAAAATAAACAAATTAGAGGCGAATCAGGATTAACCGTCATTCCTGATACAACTATATATGACCTCGACCCAAGTGAATTTGATAGTTTACTACTAAGTGGCTGTATGGATATTTCTCAAATTATTGATGATACAAGATATACTGACTTTATCAAACGATTTGTAAACGAGGATACGATTGTTGCCAGTATTTCATCCTCACCCGCATTACTGGCCAAAGCTGGAGTACTAATTGGTAAAAAATATACAGTTGGGTTACCTAAAGAGATGATCCATTCCTTACCATATTTTGAACCGAAGAACTACTCCTCAGAATTGATAATGATAGACGATAACATGATCACAGCACGTGGACGAGCATTTGTGTCGTTTGGGAATGCATTTGGTAACGCCCTACAACTACAGTTTGATCTGAATTGGTACAAAGAGTAA
- a CDS encoding gamma-glutamylcyclotransferase, with the protein MLKNATCLSDNCWTNGVMIDTGRGYPALLASDTKKVAGELYNVTEQEL; encoded by the coding sequence TTGTTGAAAAATGCAACATGCTTATCAGATAACTGTTGGACAAATGGCGTGATGATTGACACAGGCAGAGGTTACCCTGCACTCCTAGCATCAGATACGAAAAAGGTGGCAGGAGAACTATACAACGTGACTGAACAGGAACTATAA
- a CDS encoding alpha/beta fold hydrolase has product MIPSKIYEPENKNFEHTIIIYHGWGSVVDSQHELASILAREGFRVIVPELMYHDNRDPIPHPFHTPIMQEYFWRTIFYSIEEFNLLLNELNTQEQQLILLGSSMGGFIANGIITENPNIAGLININGSGSYLTSETIFRENSGREPLTITEQENFAQYDPGQKEINYNTRILLLHGELDSIVSIEGQKEYYSYITQQGYENVQLITYPEINHTISPEMISDIVDWLKKYIV; this is encoded by the coding sequence ATGATACCTTCAAAAATATACGAACCAGAAAATAAGAATTTTGAACATACCATTATCATTTATCACGGCTGGGGATCTGTAGTAGATAGTCAACATGAATTAGCGAGTATTCTCGCTAGAGAAGGATTTCGAGTGATTGTACCAGAATTGATGTATCATGATAATCGAGATCCGATTCCTCATCCCTTTCACACACCAATTATGCAGGAGTACTTTTGGAGGACCATTTTTTATAGCATTGAGGAGTTCAATCTCCTCCTTAATGAACTGAATACTCAGGAGCAACAGCTCATTTTACTGGGTAGTTCTATGGGTGGGTTTATCGCAAACGGTATTATCACAGAAAATCCCAACATAGCAGGCTTAATTAACATAAATGGTTCAGGTTCATACCTTACATCTGAAACTATTTTTAGGGAAAATTCAGGAAGAGAACCCTTAACTATTACTGAACAAGAAAATTTCGCTCAATATGATCCAGGACAAAAAGAAATAAACTACAATACTCGGATATTACTCTTGCACGGAGAACTCGACTCAATTGTTTCGATAGAGGGTCAAAAAGAATATTATTCTTACATCACACAACAAGGATATGAAAACGTTCAATTGATAACCTACCCAGAAATCAACCACACAATCTCACCCGAAATGATTTCTGACATTGTGGACTGGTTAAAAAAATACATAGTATGA